The following is a genomic window from Labrus bergylta chromosome 2, fLabBer1.1, whole genome shotgun sequence.
CAGTCCACTTAGTCTGAGAGGGAGCAGCTGCTCTGTCTTCTCTACTTAACTCCCTCAAGGTTTTATTGCGTTTGTTTACAGTCTCTGTACTCGTCAGTTTGACACTTAAAACTCATAAAGCGTCCCTCAAGTCTTAATAGCATGcaacaaaaccaaaataaaaggCACCCTCTactatatttttttgtctaaaaccCAGAGTATATCAGAACAAAGATGAGCTGACcacacattcaaaataaaaaggtgCTTTTAATCCTATTTTAGAAACAACACAGATATAGCTGACACATACTGCTTTATTCAAAGTGCACTTTGTCCTATTCAACTGGTCAGAAGTAGCACATTATCTGGCAAAcaaggtttcattttcagctGTTGAGTCTGTTTTTTGGTGTTTTCTGATAAAAGATGCTTAAAAGTTGTTACCTGTAAATAgtgtatattttaaaaaataaatcttgattcatttaaaagttACAGTACTGGAGGTTTGTGAGGCTGCTTAGGGTTACAGGGTTAAGGCCAAAGAACATGTGTGTACGTGTCAGACTGAGAGGGAAGATGTGTTTATGTATCGCTGagtggaccttttttttttaaaaatgttttcacatttggGCTCTGTTATCTTCTACTTCCCGTTTCGCTGTCCTCACTCTCCTTTTTGTCTGTTCTCCTGCTGGATCTTTATGCCTCCAGCTCAAATCCCATGCCCACTTTGTGTCCACCGCCGTTCACGTTTTTCCCGTCAATCAGGCCTGAGAGGGTGAGCTTCACTCCTGCAGGGAAGAGAGTCAGGTTGTGTATGAAGTcactgtacatactgtatgttcattagctgctgatgaagacagaaagaaatagGCATAGCTAACCTGGCCTGAGGGTTTGTGTGTATCCCACTCCAACAAGACAGGCGTTGTCAACTTTGGCCTGTGAGGAGAAAAAGCGTTGTACAGTGGTTAGATGATTTACAAAGCATTAGAAGACATAGGAAAAACATCTTCACAACTTATGGATTATTATGATGTTACTACAAACATTCATGTCCCCCTAAGAATTCACTGCAATAACTGTGACTATCCCGTTATCAGACTCCTAAAGTCTGTCCAAAacatacttcttttttttcgaatcatacaaaaaaaattctCTCTGCACTTTAGGCATAGTCCATGCAAACTCGATTGCTTTTTCATAGTGTTTTTATTAAGTGTCCATATCATTTGCAGTTAGTTCTTACAGACAGAGAAGCATCCTTATCCAGCTGGTATTTGGCTCCAATTCCGAAGCGTGTGTTGTTGCTGCCGGCTGTCCAGGCCAGTTGGACCGCTGTCTCCAGGTTGCTGTTCACCTTCTGGTAAATGGAGCCACCAAACTCTGTGCTATCATTACTAAAACAAGACAGTGGAAACACAGATAAATACATGGAGATAAGTGGCAGATGACATTACTCTGaactttctgttttcattctgaGAAAACATTTCCTTATTCAATgtatcacttcctgtttctgcctGTCTAAACTGGGATACTGTAACTCACACGCTGGTGTGAAGCTGGAAGTCACCGGCCTTGTATCCAAGGGCAAAGTTGTTCTGGGTCAGTTTAGATTTGGCGGTGTCGAAAGCCAACTGGTAGCCGGCCAGCCAGCCCTCGTAGCCCAGCACAGCAGCCCCGTGGACGGTGGGACCGGCCATGTCGAAGTCAAGGTCGCAGCCCATGTTGACAAAGTCACGCTTGTAGCCGGTCTTCAGCTTGGCACTCTTCTTACTACCGAAACGAGGGATCAAAAGAGGGTAAGTCATCTAGATAGCAACAATAGATCTGAAATGATTTTATTCACTTTCTTGTCCGTTCATTCAGTCGCTTCAATGtctacttttttgtttttacaggattGCTCTTACCCAGTATTGGGCACAAATGACGTGTCCAGACTGAGCTTCAGGCCCTTAGCCAgctacagacagagaggagacaaagatCTTGAGCACAAAAAACTGTCTTAAGTAAACAACTGGATGATTTATACGCTTGAAAAGACTGTTGTAACTCTACCTGGTCCTCAATAGTGATTTCTGTGGTGAGAGTGTTGTCTGTGTTCCACTTCTGGGTGAAGTTCAGTCCCAGGTCGCTCACTTTGTACTTGGTCTCCAGGTGGCCTCCTGACTTTCCTGTGTCCGTGTTATTGGAGCCGGAGGTGGCAAACTCCTACAGGACAAAGATGGAAAAAGGTGATTGGTAGGTGGTTGTGGATTGAAAACGATCCGGGGAATGGAAGCAGAGGGTACATTGcctttttaaagaacaaaaacagacgCCAGAGGCAGACGTTGctagaaacacagaaagaaataGGATGAGGGAAACAAGCATTGCTTTTTTCACTTTTCCTCCGCCAGACAATCCCACTCAGGATTGGACAACTTATTCACCTTCTTAGCTACGCCTTGAAGATGGAGAAACAAGTGTGGAAGGAATCGTGAAAATACGGGCAGACTGTGAGGGAGAGGTTGAGTGCTTTTGAGGTTCAGTGCTGTTAACGGCTGTAGCAGCTTGGGGAATGGTTTCGCTTAGACAAACTAACACTTGGCACAAAGCCTGCACAAAttgtttgcacacaaacacataactGGTATCACGGGCTTACCCAGTAGTGCACCTGTGTTTAATCATTACATATGCACACCCGCTCGCTCTTACCATCTGACAGCAACGTCCAaagaagaaagcagaaaaaaaggagagaagagagaaagttaGGGAGAATCACACAAGAGTTTACATGCAGACATTTATTGGCTCTctgagaaaatgaaaagcagcACTACACAGAGCAGAAATCTGTGAGTTTGGTTACAGAGGGAATAGTTTGACGTTTTTTTCCGTGAGGTTTGAGAGCTGTGGCATTTGTGGCTCTGTGTACAAGCACTCGTTCTGGTGTCAACAAGGCAAAAGGGACACGCAGCATGTCTGCAGCAAGCTAAACCTCCATCATGATGCAAATTGTAGCTTGAGGAAAAAGACTGAGGTGTAAACCTGTCAGAGTGTTTCTCTGCTGACTCTGTAGGTTAGACTGAGTACACGTCAGGCAGCAAACTCAGTCCGACATGAGGTGCTGCAACGCCATGAGTCAGCCATCACCGCTACTCTACAGAGTTGAGGAAGAGGCCTGAACATGCAGCTTGAGCATGCAACACGCCCAAAAAGAGACAACGAAAGTACTTACAACACCACTCTGAGCCTTGGTCTTAACGTCCAGCTTGAGAATTCCATATCCTGCAGAGAAAGAAGGTCAGGGGAACGTTAAAGAACAGAAAGGGAAGGAAAATAACTCACAACTTTTAGCTTCACAGCATGTCTCTGAGACAgctacagcaaaaataaacaggctgtaacagcTTTAAAGAGACAGATCAAACTAAATTATCTCGAATCACAGATATCACAGATTCAGTTAACTTAAAAGTTGAGTTACCAAAGCCCTTGCTGAAGATGTCTTTGGCGGATTTTCCCAAGTCTGTGTATGCAGGGGGGACGGCCATTGTGCCTAGAGAAACAGAGCAGTTTTTACAATTTCTTTATAACATACAAATTCACACTTTACAATATCATCAGTCAATCCAAACTATTAAAGGGATTCTTTTGATCTTCCATAAAGTGGAAGGCCTCACAAACTACAAGTTTCTTTCAAAAAGCAATGATCAGGATTGATTGAGCTAGCATATActaggcttaaaaaaaagttcatcctgaattttttttttgcttaaaataattaaacttttttaatcAATAGAGCATTTATTCAACATTACATGCAAAATTGTCAGAAAGCTCCTACAAATCAAGAAATACAAGGTGAATACCTCTCACAATTACATGGAGCTGAGCTCTACTGCAGAAGCTGAGCAATACAACTCAGTTTATTCTCTTAGAGTACTACGGTATATTCCCTCACAGAAAGTGTTTACGACCAAATATTTACTTGCAAACATACATCTGTACATTTATTTGTCCCGTTTGGGAGACCCTTGCCATCTTGAGGGGGCCTGTCTCGGTGCAGCTGATATACTGCTTCTCTCCTCCCCATAAATTACCATGTGAACCCTATTGATTGCCTGGCAGTAATCCATTCACAGGCAGCAGAGGTTGTTTAACTTATGGAGGAAGGGACCAGAAATGTGCTGGATTCTTTAAAAGATCTAATAGCCATCTGACAGAAAAATGTTGCAGCCGCACTAACTTCTATATTGCACACTTGTGAATCCCCATATTGCAATGCTTGtgaattaaaatacatttaatatgtATGATGTATAAAGAAATACTATCCATGCCATTGCAATAGAGCTAACCTAAGCAGAAGCAGGTTCTGTTAGTCAGCATCTACCACTCCTGCATCACTGCACTGCACCGGGCCGCACACAGTCATCAGGGTCTCCTgggtctgagtgtgtgtgtgttcactctttGTGTGTATGAAGGAGACATTTTTTGACAAGGTGACTTTGCCAGAGCATTGAGAACATCCTGCATTCACTTAGCTGGTTTAATGATTTACTATTGACTCTGATTTTTTCCGGGCTTGTCTTGTTGCTCCCTCCACATCAATTGCAAAAATCacctttttttcctgcacagTGCACAATCCAGGCTTTCTAAATGTTCTCACTGCAATCGGACCCGTAATCGTATTATTAATAAAGGGAAGAGATGAACATTTCCACTTCCGGCAGCCAAAGCTCAATCCAGGGACCCTGATGATGCGTCATCTGTCTCTATCTAAACACACAGCCCCCCCACTCACCATGTCCCTTGGGTGCGTGGTGTTCACATGTCACACACTGGCCTTTGTTCACTGCTTGCTTGCCATTTCCTGCCTTTTCCTTCTGCACCACCACTCCTTTCTCTGCCATGTCTCTTCAGAGGAGAGAAGTGCAAGGAAGGACAACACAAAACTTTGGCAAGTGGTGCAGTACTGTTTGGACAGCACACAATATGTGGGTTTGTCTGCAGCTACTGTGTAAGCATGTCTCTTTTAGTTGTCCTTTCTATGCAAAGAATTGGTCAACTATTGCATCACATTATACAGCATGTGCATGGGCCAGCCCATAATGAACATGTGTACTTTGTGCACAGCATTTGAACATGATAAGGACTGCGTACAGCCCCTGTACAGCACTGAGAAATAGCATTTTTATCAGATAAAGAATACAGATTAGCTCCACGAGGGAAACAAAAGGATAATGTTGCCTCTGTGGCCCTTACAAAAGAACATAGAAAAAAACAGCCCATCACCAGGTAAGCACCATCTGTCCACAGGTATTACATCAGCAGCATGTTACAACAGCAGTGATGCAGCTTGATGTCCCACTGTCATTAACCTATCACATGGCACCCTGAGTCCTACTGCACAATAATCTCTCTAATGCGTTTTCTTTTCCACATTCAGAGAGGGGTGGTTCCAAATCCTAtaagtatttatttgtaatgAAATAGTCATGATTAAAGAAGCAAACTACTGGAGCTCATGTTCAGATATCATCCGCTGACACTTTTTCAAACTCCAATAGCTAATTGATTTTGGCCACTTGTTTATAATGACAAAGACAAATATATAAAGTTTTCATATCATCACACTTAAATTGGATTTGGCCTTCTTGTCAGCAAATGATTGCTAATTTAGACATTTAGCACTTATTGTGTAACATTGTCAGTCATTTGCAGTCTTTTTTCTTGCTAAACAGCAAATGTAAATGCACGCTTTTAGCTCTCTGTTTTGGGCTTCCTGGTGAAAAACATGTCTCTTTAGCTGGTAAACGCTGCATTATGTTGATGTTCAGTTGCTAGTTTCTAGTGTCCTGTGTGCTGTTTGTGGTCGGGAATGTCCTTCACATTGAGTTATCATCACACCTTTCACACAAGAAACTGTCGCTCAAGAGAGGTGAAAGTCAGTTTTTAACGTATTGTTGCAATAGAGCTTAGTAATCAAATGATACTTGATAAATAGCTCCATTAGGCCATGGAGAGTTGCAGATTCAAATGATAATTCTCTGTAGGTTAATTTCTACCAGCCAAACAGCAAAGTCCACTGGGCAGTCATTTGAGTCGATTACAGAACTGCAGTTCCAAGAATGACCACTTGAGGCATGTGTTTCTAGCTCCCCCCCATGTTAAAGTTTCCTCCATtttcaacagaaataaacattttagagCCTGGCACTGGTCTTTATATCTAATTTCCTTATTCATGGCAACTGAATGGGAAGGAGTTTAAAACTTACAGTTTAAAATTATCATAAGActtaaaaaatgtgcataatAAAGACAAAGTGAGACtctaacgtgtgtgtgtggctagCTTTCTGCTGTAGGCACAATGTAAGCTAACTGAAGAAACCAAACTCCTAAGTCTTCTCTTCCAAAAATTGTCACttcatgacataaaaaaaaatcatgacaaCGGCAACCAAGAGCTGTACTTAGGGATTAAAAGGGATGGTCCACAAATGGATGACGTTAAAATGGCAACATTCAATTCCTACCTAAAGTCAATGCTACAAGCGTATCCTTTCAAATTGAGATTGAGCGAATCATCTCCATCAAGACTTTCATTGGTTTGATTATAAGTAACACATAACCATCGCAAAGtaagatttttgttttaatcctaAGGAAAATAACAAAATCTGATCAGAATTGTGCCACACTTGAGGGTCACCATGGTTTATTTTCTCAAACTGAATGCGCAAACATGTGCACTGGCCCTTTAAGGTCTCCatctttctcacacacaaactccaGCAAATAAATCACAGCATGTGTCAAAATGTCTCGTGCGTCTCGGCTGTCAGTCTTATAGTTTTTCAAACAGTCAGGAAATGTGTGCCAGCTGACCTGCCTTTTGCTGACCATGTGCAATCCAAGGGACTGAATTTGTCACCTAACAAACTCTCCTTCTCGTCCTCCTCACTCGTCCACAACACAGTCCATTTTAGTCCCTGTCCCACCTCCTTGCTTTTATCCCTCAGTCTCAACACTCTGCTCTAAATTTAGCTCAGGTGAACCCAACACTACGACACATGTGACCAGGATGTCACTGGGTGTCCTTCTCCAGGTTCAGCCTGTTAAAACTCCCATGATTAATCGTTAAACGTATCTGTATTGTACCTCCAGACCATtaatatacaaacacatataGGTACACTTTAATAAGCTGTAACCAGGTGACAGTCTTGACATGGCTCAAAGGGCAGACAGACAGCCGTAAACAGCAGAGACATGTGAAAGGAAAACATGGACCACACAATAACAAGAGGGTGCTATTTCACATGTGCTTAATTAGCCTAAGGACATAATTAAGTGTATACAAAAAGCAATGAAATGCTTGAGGTCAAGGTAAGTATGCTTTGGGTGTTATTATCATGTCTGTACTTAATATTCAAGTACTGTAGTTAATATGCTACATGTATGCTAAGTAAAATAACTATAAACTGCCAAACCTTTGGTTACAACATTTCTCAGCTGAAATTGTAGTGTTTTTTTGGTtactcaaacaaaacaaaaactctaaTTCAAAACTGATTCAATTAGCAATCTCCATCTATATATGTCACCTTTAGTAAATATATTTTACtaattatttaaatacatgATTTCCCTGTATTcaatgtgtcaaaaaaaaaagcaaatggtGTGTTAATAGTGTGTTAATAAATGTACCAAGGTCATTTGAGCCAGAAATGTGACATTTGTTCTATAGCGGAAAAAGGAGAGGATTTGTAAGTTTAAAGATGATATACCCCTTGCTAATGAACTTTAAACTGTCCTTGTTAACAGGCAGTTACCCAAAGGGTGGACGAATCCTCAGATAAGGTGAAACCAAGGCAAGTGCGTGC
Proteins encoded in this region:
- the vdac3 gene encoding voltage-dependent anion-selective channel protein 3 isoform X2 → MAVPPAYTDLGKSAKDIFSKGFGYGILKLDVKTKAQSGVEFATSGSNNTDTGKSGGHLETKYKVSDLGLNFTQKWNTDNTLTTEITIEDQLAKGLKLSLDTSFVPNTGKKSAKLKTGYKRDFVNMGCDLDFDMAGPTVHGAAVLGYEGWLAGYQLAFDTAKSKLTQNNFALGYKAGDFQLHTSVNDSTEFGGSIYQKVNSNLETAVQLAWTAGSNNTRFGIGAKYQLDKDASLSAKVDNACLVGVGYTQTLRPGVKLTLSGLIDGKNVNGGGHKVGMGFELEA
- the vdac3 gene encoding voltage-dependent anion-selective channel protein 3 isoform X1 — encoded protein: MAEKGVVVQKEKAGNGKQAVNKGQCVTCEHHAPKGHGTMAVPPAYTDLGKSAKDIFSKGFGYGILKLDVKTKAQSGVEFATSGSNNTDTGKSGGHLETKYKVSDLGLNFTQKWNTDNTLTTEITIEDQLAKGLKLSLDTSFVPNTGKKSAKLKTGYKRDFVNMGCDLDFDMAGPTVHGAAVLGYEGWLAGYQLAFDTAKSKLTQNNFALGYKAGDFQLHTSVNDSTEFGGSIYQKVNSNLETAVQLAWTAGSNNTRFGIGAKYQLDKDASLSAKVDNACLVGVGYTQTLRPGVKLTLSGLIDGKNVNGGGHKVGMGFELEA